Below is a genomic region from Saccharomyces eubayanus strain FM1318 chromosome XV, whole genome shotgun sequence.
TGGAATTCCCCTGTTCATAATGGAACACATCATGGGAGAAAATATATGGTGCAGTAGTTTCATTGAAGACATGGGTCAGCTCGCCGATGATTagtctctttttttgctcgTACAGTACGGAGCCTAGTGTGGGCCAGCCATCTGTGGAAGATTTGCCGTAGACATTCCAAGCATTATTCTTTGCTCTGtcattttgtaaatctGTAGGCTTGTAAATGTACATGCTCCCCAAATTCTTGTCTAGTAAGAAGGTAGTGTTCAGTGTTTGTATCTGGTAATCGTCTGCGGTGTAACCTTGCTCAGTGGTAGATATGTTCAAGAATAATACGATCATGTCTGCGTAAAGGTTGTTCTGCGTGCTAACAATAAAAGATTGTAAAGTGGACAGAACGTCGCTGAACAGCAGTGTGGAATCTACCACCATCAGATCATTATTATGCTGTTTCAAATCCAGAACAAAAACGTTGGCCTCGGAAGCTAACATAGATTTGATCAAGGTAAGTATCTTCGTATTGTTGCCGTCATTTACCATGCTAGTTTCGTTATTCAGCAAGACCCGTCGCAGATTCACGCCAACATATGGTAACTGGTCAACGGTAAGGTTCCCCATAATGTCTCTCTGAGACCTAAAGGCCACAGTCATTTGGGGGGACATCGTGGACCAGAGCGACGTTGAAACCGTTTCACTCGTCACGGTAACATTTTCGATCGTCGCCGTAGAGTCTGAAGCAGTGACGAACGTTCGCAGTGAGGACCATATGACAAAAAGGTATAGGAGTATCCACATGCAGTGTTTTTTAACGATACAAATGcaaatgaacaaaaaaaaaagagaagagcAAAGGAGATGTCTTTCTGTAAATAATGCCTAGAAAACCCAAAAACTgcaattaaaaaaataagttAAATAGAGTAAACGCAGTGTACCCACGGTGCAGCCAACTGTAAAGTATGACTACTCAGGGAAAGGATTGACAGCCacttttggaaatttcacCATTTCCTATTGTATTTGCTCTTCTCATTacgaagaaaaacgaaataATGCCAAAACCACAAACCCTATTTTCCGAAGGGCTAAAAGCAAAATTAAACAGGGCTGAAATGAACCCTGTTTATTCAATCTCTTTGCCTAATTAGGAAAAAGGTAAACACGCCgccttttctcttttctttttccgtTCGAAAAATTGTCTGCAAAAGCTTGAAACAATAGTATCACAAGAGAGGATTTCCTTCATTCGAAACTGCAAGTGATATTTGAAGAGCTGGTCTCTTAGAAGGGCGAAGCGGTTATTGAGTGAGCAGTTATTATCTTGGTGTACATCTAGTAGCGAAACAAACTAACATATATAGTGAGACAACAGAAAACGTATTTATGTCAAGCAAGACAAGTGACCAATCAGCATACACGGTTTCCTTCCTTAAGACTGATAACACCAGAAAAAACAATGCCACTACCGACAATAACAACGGCAACagtaacaacaacaacaacaacggcAACAATGCATCCGCAGAGACTGAAAAAGACGCTAATAAGGAGAACATACCTGGTTTAGAGGGGGAAATCACAGCATTCCgaattttcaagaagaagagcacGTCAAGCTCAAAGACATCACATACTAGTAGTAACTTTATAAAAAAGACTATATTCAAAAGGGACCTCTTGAAGCAGGATTCGAAGAGAAAACTACAGCTGCAGCAGAGGTTTGCATCACCGACTGATAGACTAGTATCACCATGCTCGCTTAAGTTGAATGAGCATAAAGTGAAAATGTTCggaaagaaacagaaagtCAACCCGATGAAACTTAACTTCAAGGGTCATCTCGAGGCCGATTCGGAAGATGTAGAAATtgacgaagatgaggaGTTCTTCTACTAGGAAAGGGCGTGTTCCTGGTTTAACAAAACAACCAACCGCTACGAAGTAAATAAAcaagtaaataaataaacaattaATTAACAATACCTGgggttttcatttttcgCTTTTTCGGTAATTTTCATTCGTTGAAGGCAATCATCAAGCTCTCTAAATCATGGAATCTTAATAACAGGGCCTCGAAATCCTGTTCCTGAACACCATTTCTCCGGAACAGATCAAAAATTATCTGTTTGATTAAAGTTTCATAATCAATGAACTCGTCCATTTCTACACTGTCCCGAACCAAACCCTGGTGATTTTTGAAGGTCTTGAAGTTTTGGTTGGTCTCAACATACCGAATCCTCTCTACGGAGGTGACCTCGGTGATAAAATACCGAACATCTCTTCTGGGAACTTCAGGCATCAAATCCAATGACCTCTGCAATAGAATGTCCCAGTAAGCAACTgagaatttcaaaatggtgaaattcaaattaaCTGCCAGAGAAGGTTCCGGCACCATTCCTTGGCTTCTTCGTAATTGTCTGTACACATCCTTTATCAATAGCTGTAGCTGCTGAACAATGAAGTCGACACCATTGTCTCCAGCTTTCAGCAGCTTGTCCACTTGTGAAACCAGCCTACTCGTATCTACTGTAATACAATTGACCAAAAAATGCTCGTTGACATTTCGCAGCTCCTGTATCCGCAACACCTTCCAAAGAAATTCTGAATTGTCCATTTTGACTAGGGTCTATTTTATAATTCCTTTCTATAACTATTTTCCACTTTATtattccttcttttttgcttttagCCGCCCAGGTTTTATCAGTATGGCCACTTTTTACGCGTTTGCAGGGTAACAGCAGCgcaccttttttttctctttggaGATAGTTTTTCGCGTCACATTTTTGCcaataatatatacatcATATGTacttttattgtttatatTCATCAATTGCTCAGTAAACATTGAAATAAGTTCTCAAGAAGGGAGTGTGCTAACCAAAATATACGCCATGGGCTCATTACTCTTATTTGAGCAacttaattttttaattttggtGGCTTCGGAGGCCGAACTTCCCATCGCTAACTCCACTAGAGAGCTATTGATGGATCATTCATGCAATGATTGTCAGATCTATAAGCTTTATGATAATGTTGAAGATGGCTCCCAGAGAGACAAAGGTTGGTTTATGGACAAATTTGGCCCGCAAACGGTACATTTTGTCATTAGTAATACAATTGAATTTTCGTTTTACAGAGCAGTTTATTTCGATCTGTTAATCCCTGTCATATCCCATACTTGGGTCAGGGATTCCGTAAAGACCAAGAGACATCTGAGAACAAACATGTATTCCCCTAACCCATTCCATTTGCTTCGAGACTGTCAAGTATACATCTCTAAAAACTCGTTCAATAAGTGTGAATACATCCTATACTCCGACTTACTCCATCTGTTGGGTGGCACCTCGGTCAATTACATATCAAACAGAACGACACACGTCATTGTACAAAGCCCCAAAGATCCTATCATAGAGACAGTTAACAAATTGACTTTCggctctttttcttctccgTCTTCCAATAAACAAGTGGAGAAACCTTCGAGGGACTGGAAATTTGTCTACCCAACGTGGCTTCTATATCACTTTAAAATGGCAAAGCCTCTAAGTAGTGAATTAGCTAGTTTGTGTGAACTGGATATGAATGACACCACCGAGGAACAACTTTTCGCTAAATGGGAAGAAGTTACTGGTGATAAAGAGACTTCATCGACAcagctttttcttcatccaaATACGgatttgttcaaaaaccATCATTTTGCTATATCACCAGATTTGAACTTCTTCACACCTTTATATTGGTTTTTAAAGGAATTTATCGAAAAATTGAACGGTAAGGTAACTCCTTTGAGCTCTTCTGATGACCTAAAGTCCATTTGCCAAGGTTCGCCCGATATCGACTGTTATATTGGTTATTCTGCCAATTCGCCAATACTAGGCCAAATCAATAGCATCAAACCAGAGATTTATGTCGGAAATGTAAGTTGGTTATTTTATATCTTTGCATTACAGAAATTCACACCTGTATCGCAATGCAAAATTATCCATCAGCCTTTCCATGCCAAATTGTTTACTTCCAAGGAATTAACAGTTGCGTACACCAATTATTTTGGTTCCCAAAGGTTTTACATTCAGAGATTAGTAGAAATATTAGGGGGGTTCAGTACTCCTGAActgacaagaaaaaatacacATTTGATAACCAAGAATACAATTGGTAAGAAATTTAAAGTTGCGAAAAAGTGGTCATTAGACCCCCAAAATGCTATTATCGTAACAAACCATATGTGGTTGGAACTATGCTATGTAACCAACTCCAAACTAAACCCCAAAGACAGCaggtttcaaaatttcaaattggaCGATGACATAAAATGGAACATTGGCCAACCTAAAGTGGAACAGTCATCTCTTCCAACTTTAGACGTTCTATCGACgaatatcaaaaatgcCCAAATcacaacaagaaaatcgTCTCCTctagatgaaaaaaacgcAGGTGACACTAGTACTCATACAAGACAAGATAATACACCAACCAGCACTTTTACCAATtcaattgatgaaaagattgataaattacaaaaaatctCGATAGAAGTAAGCAAAATGCATCCTACCGAATTGGCACAAGGTTCAGATTCTAGTACTTCAACAATAGGTCTACCTCCCGTTTCCAACGTCTATTTACACGGACAGAATTCAAACCCTAAcattgaaataaaaacggAGACCGTGTTTGAGAATAACGGAATGGGAGAGTCAGTGAATAATGGGAACCAGACTGCGAAGTATGATACCAACATCACCGAAAAGGTAGAACGCAAGAACAGCGAACAAGAACTGAGAGAAAAAtccacaaaaaaaaatgatgttGAGTATGTGGCAAAAGAGGAGGAGGGTTCGCAAATGCAATTAGGTCAGCAAGTTAAAGAGGAAGACgagttttggaaagaaaatgacaaagataaaaagaccaagaaaCAGGGTACGGAACTCGAGGAGCttaaagaaatcaagagaagtgaagaaaatgcaGAAAACCCAATTACGCATGCAAGAACAGTTGAAACTTCAGAGAACACTAATCCAAAGAACGCAAATGACAAGTACTCGCATTTGTTTGAAGGATTATCTGATAGCGACAATCATGTTGATGATATGAAGGCTACTGTCAATTCCAGATACACCACGCCGAAGACGTCACAAAATGTCAAGACCAATGCTGGCACTCCAATCGCTACTCAAACCCAAGTTCACACGCCTAGTAGCAATTCAAGGCTGGCAAAGACACAAGCTGCCAAGCGATTGCACACAGATATCGAATCATTGAATGAATTTCAGAAAAAgctgaaaaggaaaaaaattgatacCGAGGAGATTTTATTGCCTGAGGAGACTGgaaatttgaataaagacAAGCTATTAATTGCGAAGGcagaaaaagttttgagtaaatttgatgaattgCCTGATTACAACATAAAGGCGGTTTGCACCGGATGCTTCCAAGAAGGGTTTAATGAAGTCGACATGGAAATATTAAGCCAATTAGGTATAAAGATTTTCGACAACATCAAAGAAACTGAAGGACTAAATTGTATTTTTGCTCCCAAGATTTTGAGAACcgaaaagtttttgaaaagcttAAGTTTCGAACCCTTGAGATTTGCACTGAGACCTGAATTTATCATTGATTTGTTAAAGCTAGTTCAtaccaagaaggaaaaagttGCGCAAATGAATCTGAACCTGTTTGATTATGAGATCGACGGGGTCGATGAGGTTCTATTATCGAAGACTAAACTACCTACCAAGGTGTTCGAAAGGGCGAACATAAAATGCATAAACCTAGTCAGTGATATACCTGGTGGAGTGAGCACTATTGGTTCAGTTCTGCAGGCCCACGGAATCGAAAACGTCAATATTTTACGCAATAAAAAATGCATTTTTGAGGACATAATGGATAATGATGTTTCTGAacagaaaaatgaaaacatcTTTAAATACGTCCTTATTGTCACCAAGGCTTCacaagtgaaaaaattcactaAATTAATAAACGATCATGACAAGGCCAGTACGGTTTTGATTGTAGAATGGAATTGGTGCGTTGAATCGATTTTCCATCTTGATGTTGATCTTGAGTCGAAgtcaaatattttataccaaaaaaaaacaaaataatatggacattatatatattacaTCACCTGATATATCAGAGTAGAAACAATTAAACATAAATAATTATGGAGATACGCTTTTCGGTCTCATTATACTTCCGTAAAAAGTTAACCCATACTCGTAGAGTTTCACAAAAAATGTGCATATTTTAAGCAGTGCCCGGAGAGCGGCTTATTAGACTACATATGCAGAGCAGCACAAGGGAAAATGAAAGGCATGGAACATCTCCCTTCAATCGGTAAATTCAAGCGTACTTTTCGTGGAATTCACCATTTCTTAGACCGCTGCTGTATCATGCTTAATCTTAAATAATGTGGTTTCATCATTCTCCAACCTATCCATTGTTTGAATATACAAGGTGGATTGGATTGCCTACTACCCGgagtttgaaaaacagTGCCTCTGAAAATTCAATCAATAGGGAAGACTATGCATAACATGCGTATTCATTGATCTTCGTTTAAGTCGGAAGTGTTAAACGCCGATGAGCCTGTTCACTGCTTCATTACTGTCCTTTTAGGTCTTCTATTAACCATATTCTGCCGCCGTTTTAATTAAACACTCTGATGATGCATGAGCCTAAAGCGGAGCTACGGCTGATAACTGTTGCTTTTAATGAAGCGTCTACCGATTCACCCTCTTTCAGAGCTTCGGTCAACTACTTCCATACAAAAATGGAGTCTTTGAACGGTTGGTTGCAGAATGCTGTAGATTACGTGGAAAATACGTACAGACcttcatttgaagattttcaaaGGATAAAGGAAACGCTATTCTCACAATTGCTGCCTTCTCCCATATTACTTTCCAATGGGTTTGTAAGCAACCAAGCATACACTCCACTGCTTGTAAGAGATTTTGCTAAAGACATCAATGATCTTTCGAATACAGTTCTGAAGATAATTCTGGGCGACGAAAACTCTCAATATACTACAGCCTTGACAGCTCTAAGTTCAGATGCCATCGATCCTTATCTTAgctcaagaaaaaactttgaataTTACCAGAGAAAACACGATTCATTTATGAACGATTTTCTGGCATCTAGTAATGATGGCGATTCTCTGACCCcacaaaatcttcaaaatgaaacGTTGAAGTTGTTCGATATCAAGCATAAATATGTAGAAGCTTCGTTGGATTTAGTCGAAGCTATTTCGTTAATGAAGGTTAATTTGGATAAGTTTCTGGTTGAAACAATAGATATTATACGCAAGAATAATATGATCACAACCAAAGATACCAAGGATGTCACTGATATTACTCCTGAACTCACGGAAACGCTAAAAGAATGGTCCGACTGGATAGAAAATAACCTTCAGACATTCCAGGCTTTGTCATCTAAATCATCTGAAGCCAAGCGTGCCATTCTCAAACTCACCCTGGCACGGTTGAAGCCATCTCGTTTGTTGCAGGATTATGACCTCAACGTCATACAAAACCTGAAATTTAACTCACCCAAATCAGCTAGCGGTAAGGTAATCCatgaacaaaaaggaaTATCAGGGTGGCTTTACATGAGAACAACTGTCGGCCATAATCCTAAAAGAGTTGTGTGGGTAAGAAGATGGTGTTTTTTACATAATAGCATTTTTGGAGTTTTCTCACTTTCACCTAACAAGACTTACGTCGAAGAAACAGATAAGTTTGGTATATTATGGATTAGTGTAGAATATTTGCCAAAAGAATCTAGGAATTTCTgtttcaaattgaaaattcaGAACcccaacaacaaaacaggtgaagaaaatacacacattgatattattttacAGGCTGAAAGTGTTGGCGAGTTAAAAGCTTGGATTGGTATGTTCAACTTTCATAAACAGTACGCCTTGTCGATAAAGGATACAAACAATCCTCGATACCAACTAGCCATAAAAAAGATCGAACCTCAATTTTTCGAGTTTGCATCTAGCACTTCGACCTCAACTGACAAATTATTAACCTCACTTTCTGGTAGTACTTTAACACTGGTAGaggaattaaaaaaaaattacctGTCAGAAAACGATATTGACTCTATTATTGATAATAGGGCTTATCATTTAAAGGTGATATCTACACCGATTTTCACGCAACTGACTCAGTTGGCTTTATTCTCCACATATTTGTCTGTGTCAAGTTACTACCCAGGTGCCACCCAAGCAA
It encodes:
- the RTT107 gene encoding Rtt107p, whose protein sequence is MGSLLLFEQLNFLILVASEAELPIANSTRELLMDHSCNDCQIYKLYDNVEDGSQRDKGWFMDKFGPQTVHFVISNTIEFSFYRAVYFDLLIPVISHTWVRDSVKTKRHLRTNMYSPNPFHLLRDCQVYISKNSFNKCEYILYSDLLHLLGGTSVNYISNRTTHVIVQSPKDPIIETVNKLTFGSFSSPSSNKQVEKPSRDWKFVYPTWLLYHFKMAKPLSSELASLCELDMNDTTEEQLFAKWEEVTGDKETSSTQLFLHPNTDLFKNHHFAISPDLNFFTPLYWFLKEFIEKLNGKVTPLSSSDDLKSICQGSPDIDCYIGYSANSPILGQINSIKPEIYVGNVSWLFYIFALQKFTPVSQCKIIHQPFHAKLFTSKELTVAYTNYFGSQRFYIQRLVEILGGFSTPELTRKNTHLITKNTIGKKFKVAKKWSLDPQNAIIVTNHMWLELCYVTNSKLNPKDSRFQNFKLDDDIKWNIGQPKVEQSSLPTLDVLSTNIKNAQITTRKSSPLDEKNAGDTSTHTRQDNTPTSTFTNSIDEKIDKLQKISIEVSKMHPTELAQGSDSSTSTIGLPPVSNVYLHGQNSNPNIEIKTETVFENNGMGESVNNGNQTAKYDTNITEKVERKNSEQELREKSTKKNDVEYVAKEEEGSQMQLGQQVKEEDEFWKENDKDKKTKKQGTELEELKEIKRSEENAENPITHARTVETSENTNPKNANDKYSHLFEGLSDSDNHVDDMKATVNSRYTTPKTSQNVKTNAGTPIATQTQVHTPSSNSRLAKTQAAKRLHTDIESLNEFQKKLKRKKIDTEEILLPEETGNLNKDKLLIAKAEKVLSKFDELPDYNIKAVCTGCFQEGFNEVDMEILSQLGIKIFDNIKETEGLNCIFAPKILRTEKFLKSLSFEPLRFALRPEFIIDLLKLVHTKKEKVAQMNLNLFDYEIDGVDEVLLSKTKLPTKVFERANIKCINLVSDIPGGVSTIGSVLQAHGIENVNILRNKKCIFEDIMDNDVSEQKNENIFKYVLIVTKASQVKKFTKLINDHDKASTVLIVEWNWCVESIFHLDVDLESKSNILYQKKTK
- the SPO12 gene encoding Spo12p yields the protein MSSKTSDQSAYTVSFLKTDNTRKNNATTDNNNGNSNNNNNNGNNASAETEKDANKENIPGLEGEITAFRIFKKKSTSSSKTSHTSSNFIKKTIFKRDLLKQDSKRKLQLQQRFASPTDRLVSPCSLKLNEHKVKMFGKKQKVNPMKLNFKGHLEADSEDVEIDEDEEFFY
- the SPO16 gene encoding Spo16p produces the protein MDNSEFLWKVLRIQELRNVNEHFLVNCITVDTSRLVSQVDKLLKAGDNGVDFIVQQLQLLIKDVYRQLRRSQGMVPEPSLAVNLNFTILKFSVAYWDILLQRSLDLMPEVPRRDVRYFITEVTSVERIRYVETNQNFKTFKNHQGLVRDSVEMDEFIDYETLIKQIIFDLFRRNGVQEQDFEALLLRFHDLESLMIAFNE